GAAGACAGCACCATTGCTGATCTTGCCGTCGGCACCGCTGCCGGTCAGATCAAGACCGGCTCCCTGTGCCGCTCGGATCGCGTGTCCAAGTACAACCAGCTGCTGCGTATTGAAGAGCAACTGGCGGGCAAGGCGCCGTACAAGGGTCGTGCTGAATTCCGTGGCTAATCAGGCCTCCACATGAAATGGCTCTGGATCATTACTCTCGCCCTCCTGCTTGGCCTGCAATATCGCCTGTGGGTCGGCGAGGGCAGTCTGGGGCATGTTGCTCAACTGAAGCAGCAGATTCAGGAGCAGGAGCGCGAAAACCGCCGGCTGGCAGAGCGAAATCGTACGCTCACCGCCGAGGTGATCGAGCTCAAACAGGGGCTTGAAACCATCGAGGAGCGAGCTCGACAGGAGTTGGGGCTGATCAAGGATGGCGAAGTGCTGATTCAACTGAGTGGCGAATGACGGTGCCGACACCATTCTGGGTCGTTATTCCGGCAGCGGGTATCGGTCAGCGCATGCAGGCGGACAGGCCCAAGCAATATCTGCCACTGAAGGGCAGGGCGTTGATCGAGCACACGCTGGACTGTTTCCTCGGCCATCCCGATTTATGTGGGCTGATGGTTTGTCTGGCTGACCAGGATGCCTGGTGGGAACAGCTTCCTTGTGCCGCTGATGGCCGCATCCAGCGCTGCAGGGGGGGCCGTGAACGGGCAGATTCAGTGCTTAATGGCTTGCAGGCCTTGCAACAGCAAGGTGCCCGGGCTAACGATTGGGTATTGGTGCATGACGCCGCCAGACCCAATTTGCTCCGTTCTGATCTCGACAAGCTGCTGCAGCACCTGGCCGCTGATCCGGTTGGTGGTCTGTTGGCAGTACCTGTGCGTGATACCCTCAAGCAGGTTGGTACCGATGGCCGAGTGCAGAGTACCCCTGATCGCAGCCGCTTCTGGCAAGCTTACACACCGCAGATGTTCCGTCTGGGGGACCTGCAGCAGGCCTTGAGTTCTGCGCTGGCGGCTGGTGTCAGTATCACTGACGAAGCATCAGCCATCGAGTGGGCAGGTAAGCGGCCGCGCTTGGTCGAAGGGCGTGCCGACAACATCAAGGTAACCCGTCCTGAGGACCTGGAATGGCTGGCTCGGCACTGAGCCGGTGATAGCCCATGGGGCTATCTTTCAATTGGCCGATGGCCAGAGTCCGCGAATTGCAGCTATTCCCTGGGCGCCGTGCTGGAAAGCCAGGGAGCAGTCAGCAGGTTTCAGACCGCCCAGCAAGTAGACAGGCATATTGACGCCCTTGAGCAGCTCGGCCGCAGCGGTCCATCCAATGGGCGTGGCTTGTGCATGTGAGGCGGTTGGCAGTAGCGGTGAAAGGGTTGCAAAGTCCAGTCCCAGTTGTTCCGCCATGCCAAGTTCCTCGGCATTATGGCAGGATGCGGCAATTGGCCCTTCACAGCGTGCAAGCAGGGCAGTACCTGATTCGGGGTTTGCGGCCATGTGTGTCAGCTGGCGGGCGGTCAGATGCCATCCACACCCGGGCAATGACAATGGCTGCGGGCCCTTGAGCATGAAAGTAACCTGATCGCCAAAACGGGCGACCAGCTGCTCGCTGGCTTGCCGGTATGTCTGCTCTGACCATTGGGTCTGACGAATCTGGATCAGGCGCTGCCCGCTATCAATTGCCCGTTCGATAGCAGGGACAAGATCGACAATACTGTGCAGATCCGGGGTGATCAGGTAACACTCGGGTAAACGGGCGGCGTTGACGATAGGCACATTGGCCGCAGGCAGTGGATATTGCGCCAATTCCTGTTGGTTGACCCAGCGCACGGGTTGTCCTTCGGCACCATGGGGTTCCCCGCTGAAAGCTTCAACCAACCAGACATCCAGACGTATCTGCTTGTCCGGGTAGTCGTGGCTAATGTCCAGCAACGGGCGTGCTTGTGACACCTGAATGCCCAGTTCTTCATGCAGCTCACGGCACAGACCGGCATAGGGTGATTCACCCTGCTCCAGCTTGCCGCCGGGGAATTCCCAGAGGCCACCCTGATGTGCATGTTCGGGTCTGCGGGCGAGCAGGATCTGCTGTTGATGGTTGCGGATTACCGCCGCCACGACATGGATGCGCTGAGCGCGACTCATTGTTTCGGGAAGTCCTCGGAGAAAAGCTCGTCTTCCT
This sequence is a window from Halopseudomonas salegens. Protein-coding genes within it:
- a CDS encoding septum formation initiator family protein; protein product: MKWLWIITLALLLGLQYRLWVGEGSLGHVAQLKQQIQEQERENRRLAERNRTLTAEVIELKQGLETIEERARQELGLIKDGEVLIQLSGE
- the ispD gene encoding 2-C-methyl-D-erythritol 4-phosphate cytidylyltransferase; translation: MTVPTPFWVVIPAAGIGQRMQADRPKQYLPLKGRALIEHTLDCFLGHPDLCGLMVCLADQDAWWEQLPCAADGRIQRCRGGRERADSVLNGLQALQQQGARANDWVLVHDAARPNLLRSDLDKLLQHLAADPVGGLLAVPVRDTLKQVGTDGRVQSTPDRSRFWQAYTPQMFRLGDLQQALSSALAAGVSITDEASAIEWAGKRPRLVEGRADNIKVTRPEDLEWLARH
- a CDS encoding Nudix family hydrolase; translated protein: MSRAQRIHVVAAVIRNHQQQILLARRPEHAHQGGLWEFPGGKLEQGESPYAGLCRELHEELGIQVSQARPLLDISHDYPDKQIRLDVWLVEAFSGEPHGAEGQPVRWVNQQELAQYPLPAANVPIVNAARLPECYLITPDLHSIVDLVPAIERAIDSGQRLIQIRQTQWSEQTYRQASEQLVARFGDQVTFMLKGPQPLSLPGCGWHLTARQLTHMAANPESGTALLARCEGPIAASCHNAEELGMAEQLGLDFATLSPLLPTASHAQATPIGWTAAAELLKGVNMPVYLLGGLKPADCSLAFQHGAQGIAAIRGLWPSAN